AAGGAAGTAAAAGACAATATAATTAAGCTCGCTAAAGCTCTAGATTTGACCCAACTTTTTAATAAAAAAATTTCAGAATTGTCTAAGGGCATGCAACAAAGTCTGGCTCTTTTACATGCGCTTTTAGGAGAAAATGAACTTCTTATTTTAGATGAACCATTTAACGGCTTAGATCCAGCACAAAAAAACAAAGCTATTGAGTATCTGAATGGAATAAAAATAAAGAATAATGTTACAATTTTAATTACGACACACATACTTGGAGATATTGAAAAAATAGGTGACCAGATCATAATTATTAAACAGGGAAAGCTGCAAGATTCTTCATCAAAAGAAATTATAATGTCAAAATTCGGCAGCGTAGAAAATTATTATTTTAGTTTCTTTGATAAAGTACAATCCGAAAAGGAAGCATTATAATGAATAAAAAGTTTGGGATGCTACC
The sequence above is drawn from the Melioribacteraceae bacterium 4301-Me genome and encodes:
- a CDS encoding ABC transporter ATP-binding protein; this encodes MSVITCKGLRKTYKAEGNSNCFSLAVDELGIEENKIYILLGPNGSGKTTLIKLIMGLLTPDSGNIQILGIDNQRPDSREKVGYLPENFSFPDNYKFIDAAYYFGLMKNISSKEVKDNIIKLAKALDLTQLFNKKISELSKGMQQSLALLHALLGENELLILDEPFNGLDPAQKNKAIEYLNGIKIKNNVTILITTHILGDIEKIGDQIIIIKQGKLQDSSSKEIIMSKFGSVENYYFSFFDKVQSEKEAL